The following nucleotide sequence is from Chloroflexota bacterium.
ATGCGCGGTGTGGAGCGTGTCGTGCTGGTCATTGTGGATGCCATGGGCTATGGCCGTCTCGCGCACGCGCTGGAGCGCAACCCAGACAACGGCTTTCACGCGCTGTTGCGCGGCGGCGGCAGCCTGCACCCGCTGACATCGGTCTTTCCGTCCACGACCACGGCCGCGTTGACGGCGCTCTGGTCGGGCTACGCGCCCGCCGAGCACGGCTTCATGGGCTACACGATGTTCCTGCGCGAGTTTGGCGTCCGCGCCGAGATGATCGGCTTCAATCCGGCGGCGACCGAGCGGCAGGGCCACGAGCAGTTGCTGGCGGGGGGGCTGGATCCGGACAGCTTCCTGCCCGTGCCGTCGCTGCCGCAGACGCTGGCGCGCTATGACGTGCCGGTCTTCAACCTGATCGAGCAGGCCTACACGCGCAGCGCACTCTCGCGCGTGCAGATTCGCGGGCAGAAGGAGACGCGCGGATTCGTCACTTCGACCGACATGTGGATTGTGCTGCGCACCTGGCTGAAGCAGCACCCGTTGGAGCGCGCACTGTTTGTCGCCTACTGGAGTAAGATCGACACGCTCTCGCACCTGTACGGCCCGTCGTCGGAAACGATTACCAGCGAGATCGACAACTTGGCCTACACGTTCGAGCGCGAGTTCCTGCGCAAGCTGCCGCCCGAAGCGCGCGAGGGGACGCTGTTCCTGCTGACCGCCGATCACGGCCAGGTGGATACCCCGGCCGACCAGGCGATCTACCTGCGCGATCATCCAGCCCTGCGCGACCGCTTGCAGTTCAACTATACCGGCGACCCGCGCGCGCCGTACCTGACGGTGCGGAACGGCGAGGCCGACGCCGTGCGCGCCTACCTGGCCAAGAACCTGTCGCGCCAGTTTGTCGTGTTGGATTCGCAAGAGGCGCTGCGCGCCGGGCTGTTCGGCGGCGGCAAGCCGGCGCCCGAAACACGCTACCGCATCGGCGACCTGATTCTGCTGCCGCGCGGCCAGCAAATCCTCTGGGAGCGCAATGAGCCGCCGCGGCTGGTGGGCCGGCACGGCGCGCTCGACGCCCAGGAGATGCTCGTCCCGCTGATCGCTGCGCGGCTGGACGCCTGATCACGAGCCGCCCGATGAGTTCTTTCGAGTCAGTCCGTTCCACCCTGCGGCAATCGCCGCTCTTGAGAACGCTGCCGGCGCTCTTGCTGGATGCGCTCGCCGCGCGCGCCTCCGAGCAGCGTTACTGCTGCGGCGACATCGTCTTTCACGACGGCGATTCCGGCCGCAGCCTGTACCTGATTGCGTCCGGCGAAGTCGATATCGTCATCGACCATCACGGCCAGGAGTTCGTGCTTGCGCGGATCGGCGCAGGCGAGCCGTTTGGCGAGATGGCGCTGATCGACGATTCGCCGCGCTCGGCGACCGTGCGCGCGTCGAGCCCGGAACTGGTCGTACTGGAGTTGCAGCGCTCGGATCTGCTCGAAGCGTTGCAGATCCACCCGCCCGCGCTGTATGAGATTCTCCGCCTGTTAACCGGGCGTTTGCGCGCGTCGGATTCGGTGCGGGTGCAAGAGCTGGTAAACAAGTTCGAGGCGCTGGCCGAGGCCAATCGGCGGCTGGAGAGCAACTATAACGCCACGCTGGCGGCGCTCTCGCAGGCGCTCGACCTGCGCGACCAAGCGATCTTCGGCCACTCCGAGCGGGTCAGCACTTACTCGCTGGCGATCGGCGACGCGCTGGCGCTGCCGGCGCAGCAACTGCACTCGCTGCGGCTGGGCGCGCTATTGCACGATATCGGCAAGATCGGCGTATCCGACACGATCCTGCGCAAGCCCGGCCCGCTATCGGCTGATGAAACGCAGGAAATGCGCCTGCACCCGGCCTGGGGCAAGCGAATCATTGAGGGGATCGAATTCCTGCGGCCGGCGCTCGATGTGGTCTATGCCCATCATGAGCGATGGGATGGGCGCGGCTATCCGCGCGGATTGCGCGGCGACGATATTCCCCTGACGGCACGCATATTTGCCGTGGTCGACGTGTTCGATGCGCTCACGATGGTGCGCCCGTACAAGCTGGCCTGGCCGACCGCGCAGGCGCGCGAGCAGATTGTCGGCGAGTCCGGCAAAGCGTTCGACCCGCGCATAGTAGGCGCCTTCTTGCTGGTGTACCCGCAGTTTGTCGAGATCGTGCAGAAGGCACTGGCGGCTGCTGACTCGTTTGGCGGCGACGCCGCGTGAGTCGCGTTTAGCGCAGGGCAAACGGCCCGACGCGCACGGCGTCGCCGGCCGGCACGCCCGTGGCGTCAATGACCCGCAAGCGCGGTTGCCCGGGCGCGTTGGCGTCGTATACGCCGAGTTCCACAGAGTAGTTCCCTGCCGGCGCATCGGCCGGCAGCGCCAGATCGTACCACTGCCAGACCAGGTCGTCATCCTGCCACGACGAGGTTGGGTACGCCGAGCGATCCTCCTGCGTCCAGCGGCGCCCGTCGCTGTCTACCAGGTGCGCGAAGAAGTTGCGATTGAGATCGCCGGGAATTCGTCGCAGCACGCGCCAGTAGAGCAAAACGTGCAGGTGGTGGCCGGTGGGTGTCGCATCAACCCCCACCAGCTCGACTTCGTTGTTCATATTGGCATGCAGCGGGTAGGCCGGCGCGGGCGTCCGCAGACGGCGCAGGCCATCCGGCGGCAGATGGTACAACATGAACGCTGGCTTGCCCCGCTCGTCGGGCGGCCCCGCCTGGGTTGCGAGCGTTTTGAGCAGTCCCGCGCCGTCGCTCAGCGATTCGTTTGTTGCCGGAATGAAGTAACTCACCCCCCGGCCGCTGCGGTCGTCCGGCAGGACGAGCACGCGCCGGCCGTTGAACCACTGAAAACGCTGCTTGCGCGCCTGCATCAGGTATAGCGCGTTCTGGTCGAGGTCGGCCGCGTAGCGCGCCGACAGCATGACAGTGCCGGCCGGTTGCTGCGTGTCCAGGAAAGCGGCGATCTCGGCCAGATCGGCGCGATAGATCGTGCGCACCCGCGCATCGGTGGCCCAGCGTGTGAAGTAGTCCACCGTCGTGCTCGTCGTTTCCCAGGCCAGCAGCACCGCCAGCGCCGCGGTGAACGCCACCGCCCACGCGCGCCGCGCGGATGGCAGTCGCCCGCGCACGGCATCCAGAGCCAGCGGCGGCAGCATGACGATCAGCGGCAGTGCGGCGCTGCTACGCAGATATGACGGGCTGGCGCGCGTCACCGCGCTGGCGATGACGTTGCTGGCGATCCAGATCACGACGAAAGCGAAGCGTGGATCGCGCCAGCGGCGCACGCAGAGCGCCAGCCCCCCGTACGCGAGCAGGCCAATCACGAGGGTGAAGACGGGCCGGCCGGCAAGGTTGTAACGCCACGAGGGGTCCCCCGCAAACGCGAACATGCCAGCCACGCCGGCGATGTTGCGAGCCAGCGGCTCTACGTCGCCGGACAGCGCCGCGCGCATATCGGCGGCCAGATCTTCCGAGCGGCTGGTCGCATCGCCGGTGGTGGTCAGCACGTGAATGACCATCGGCGAGGCAACGACAGTGCCCAGTAGCAGCGCGACCACCAGGGCACGCCACTGCGCATGCCAGCGCGCGCGATTCCAGACGAGGAGATAGCCGGCGTACGCAGCGATGCTGAACGGAATCAGCGGCGCGGATTGGTACGTGTACTGCGCGAGGCCGGTTGCGACGCCGAGTGCGATGACGCCCGCCCGTCGTCGCTGGGGCCATGTGGATCCGGGTGGCGACGACACAAACACGACGCTGAATAGCCACGCGATCAGTGCCGCCATCATCAGCAGGGTCACCGGCTCCAGCCCGACGCGGCTTTCAAATAGCTGCCAGTGCGATACCGCCATCAGCGCTGCGCTGATCAGCCCGGCAAACACCCCGAACAGCCGGCGCGCGGCCAGCGCGGTAAAGATGATCGCGGCAAGCCCGCACACGACCGAAACCATGCGCAGGCTGACGATGTCAGCGCCGGCGAGGGCGAAAAACGGCGCGACCAGATAGGCGTGCAGGGGCAACACCCCGCCGTTCTGATCCCAGTAAAGTGGCCGCGCTCCGTCGATGATCTGAGTGGCGAAGTTGGCCGAGAATGTTTCGTCGTGCTGTGCGCCGGGCGGCGCGGCGCGCAGATCATAGATGCGCAGGACCAGTGCGACGAGCAGGATGCCGGTATAAAGCGCCAATTCGATGCGGCGTGTGACGGCTGGTGTGCTCACGGGCGCTGTACCTCGACCGGGCCGATGGTCACATGATCGCTACCATCCGAGAGTGTGAGCCGCACGCCGGTCTTCAGGTCGTACGCGCCCACGACGATCTGGTACGTTCCGGCCGGGGTTTCTTTGTCCACAACGATCAGGAAATCGTGGACGAGCGTCTCCGCCGGGTCCCAGCGTGTCGTCGGGTAGCCGCCGGCGCACGGCTGGTTGTCGTACTGCCCCCACAGCGGCGTGCCGGTGCGCGGGTTGGTCGGGCCGACCAGTTGCGCAAATACGGTGTACGCTGTCTGCATCGGCTGCTGCGCGCGCCAGAACAGCACGGTCGGAATGCCTTGCCCGGCGGCCAACCGGTCGGCCAGCAAGGTATAGCCGGTCAAGGTCATCTGGCCGCCGAAGGTTTTGCCGACTGCCGCACGCGGCACGTTGTTCCATACCTGTGCCGGCACCCGAAACATCGACAGGTACTCCTTGCCGGCGAAGTCGTCGGCCAATCGCGTGGCCGTTCCCTGCGGCCAGTACTCGCGCAGGTGGCCCAGCGTGCGGAAGTCCTCGCTGACAATCAGCATCGTTGCCGGGCGGTCGGGCGGCGGCGCGACGAGACACTTGCGCCCGTCGAACCACTTGAAATCCGGACGCGCCGCGCCCAGCGCAAACTGAATGCTCGCCTGGCCGCTGTCGAACGGCGACAGATACACCCGCTCGCCGGCCGGCAGGCCGCGCACCACATCGCCGATCTTCACAAGCCCAACGTCAAAGGCGTACCATATGCGCGGGTCGCGGGGCATGACGTTGAAGTACGCATTGAGCGACTGCGCAGCCGAGGCCAGCAGCAGTGCGCTCACCAGCAGCAGAGCAACCGGCGTCAGACGCGGGATACGCTGCGCTCGGTCGATGACCGCGCCCAGCCCCCAGCCGATCAGCAGCGCGGTCGGCGCCGCCGCGCCTAGCGTGCGCAGGAAGTTCGGCGCCGCTTCAGTGACGACCGATGGCACGAGCATGATCAGCAGCCATAAGATCACGAGCAGGTAGGGCGGCCGGGTTGCGCGCCGCATGACGAGCGCCAGCCCGAGCAGGAATCCAGCGGACAACCCCCAGTCAAGCGCCGGGCGGGCGGGCAGGTTGTGGCGCGGGTTGCTGTCGCCGGCGACGATGAACATGCCGGCGACTTTGCCGGCGTTCTCCATGATCGCCTCGGTCATCTGCCCCGGGCGTGTCGCCCAGACGGCGACCTGGTCGGAGCGGGTGAAGAAGGCGGCCGGGTGCTGAACATAATAGAACGCCAGCGGCGCGAATACGAGTGCAGCCACCACGGCGGCCACGCTCGCGCGCGCGAACGGGCGTCGCCACTGCGCGCGGTCGCGCCACAGTACCAGCAGCACGTACAGCGCGACGATGATATACATGAAGCGGATCGAAGGGTAGGTGTAGAAGCCGACGCCCAGTACGATGCCGGTTGAGACCGGCCAGATCCAGTCGCGCCAACCGGTCGGACGCGCGCCGCCGGCCGGGCGGAACGTGTAGAGCAGCAGCAGGAACGAGAGCGTACTGAACAACGGCACCAGAATCGGCTTGTAGCCCTCGCGAGAGGCGTTGACGTGCCAGTAGATCGTCGCCAGCACAAAAGCGGCAATGGCAGCCTGGCGTGTGGCGGCGCGCGCGCTGGCGCCGCCCTGCCGGAACAGTTCGAGCGCCAGCAGATAAAGCAACGGCACCGTCAGCGCGCCGAACAGGGCGCTTGGGAAGCGCACCGCAACCGGTGTCATGCCCAGCACGGATTCGCTTACCATAATGGCGTACTGGAGTATCGGCTCGCCGTTGAAGCGCGTGCCGATGTAGATGGGGCGCTCGCCGGATTCCAGCAAATAGCGCGCGTCGAGGCCGTTTTGCGCCTCGTCGTGGTGCAGGCCGGGTGGTACGCTGTCCAGTTGGACCAGACGCACCGCAAGCGCCAGCACGGTCAGGGCGACGAGTAGCAGTCCGTCGCGAAAAGTCAGGTTACGCATCGGTCAGACGCGATTGTACCGTGAACAGGGACAAAACCCAAAGGCAGCGGGCGCGGGCAGCGTGTGGGTATACCGCAAAAGTGTCGGGACCGCACGGTCAGACAGTCATTCCGGCACGTCGTTGTCCGCCGGCTTCAGGCCGGCGGACGCTAAACGGTCGGCGGCGCGAAGCCGCCGACCAGCGCCGGAATCCACTCAAACGTAGTGCTGCGATAGCCTAGCAGCCTGTCGGAGAGGACTGCATTTTGTGGTCGCAGCGCCAATAACGATCTCCAAACCACAAGATGCGGTCAAAAAGACTGGCTCTCCGACAGGCTGCTAGAGCAGATTCCGATTGGATAGATGGTGCATAGCGCCAAAGGCACCCAGATCGTCATGCCGGCGAAAGCCGGCATCCAGTCCACACTCCTGGACTCCGGCTTTCGCCGGAGTGACGTTACGTTGTGTTAGTACCATCAATTGATCAGGAAATCGCTCTAAAATTCCGGTTGGAGTGGATGCCGGCTACCATCATGCCGGCATGACGATCTGCACCATCTCCAACAGTTTGGCGCTATACCCCAGCGTGTACCCGCATTGGCGGGTGCCCCAAAATACTGATATATTTAGCCTCAGCAGGCGATCGGAACCACACAGCGGCCAAAGGAGGCCCGGATGACCAAGCTCGGACTGCACGCCAACCGTTCCTCGTCGCACCTCGTACCCTTCGTGCGCGACGCCAAACCGCGCATCGTGAAATTCCTCGACCACGATTTCGGGACGATCAAAGCGTGCCATGAGGCCTCGCCGGGCACCATGCTGATCGGCCGCCTGTTCACCGGCGACCAGCGCTACCAGCAGCCGCGTGTGCATGCGCGCGCCTACACCGATAAGATCCTCGGTATGGCCGATCGTTTCCGCGGCCTGTACGAAGCGTGGGAGTCGTACAACGAGTTGGAGCCGCAAAACCCCGACGAAGCCAAACTGTTCAACGAGTTTCACGTCCACTTCGCGGAGTTCATGCACCGCGAGGGGCTGAAGACCATCGCGTACAACTTCTCGACCGGCGTGCCGAAGCTGGAGATGTGGCGGTACTACCAGGACGGCGCAGCCGCCAGCGACTACATCGGTTTGCACGAGTACGACGCCCCGACGCTGGACCGCATCCATAAGGAGAACCTCGTGGCCGGCGGCGAAGGCGCGTACCTCGCGCTGCGCTACCGGCGCGTCTGGGGTTTGCTGGGCCCGGCGGCGCGCAAGCCGATCATCATTACCGAGAACGGTATTGACGGCGGCGTCATTAACGACACCTACCGCGATGACGATGGCAACCGGATCAAGAAACTCGGCTACAAGGACTTCGTGCGTTTCAATCAGGTCAGCGTCAACGACTACATGGCGAACCTGATCTGGTATGACAACGAGATGCAGAAGGACGACTACGTCGTCGGCTCGTGCATCTACTGTTTCGGTTCCGACAACTCCCGTTGGTATTCGTTTGATCTGGGCGACGACGACGAGCCAGCGCCGCAGGCGCGCGATGCGCTCCGGCGTACGATGCTGCGGCCGCAGCCGCCGCTGCGCCCGGTCGCGGTCAACGGCCAGTTTGTGGCACCGCCGCATGAAGGCCAGCCGCCGACCGATGGCTGGTGGCCGAACCAGCCACCGCAACCACAACCGACGCCGCAGCCACAACCGACTCCGCAGCCACCGCCACAACCACAGCCGCCACCGCCACCGTCGCCACAGCCGCCACCGACGCCACAACCACAGCCGCCACCGCCACCGTCGCCACAGCCGCCACCGACGCCGCCACCACAACCGACGCCGCCACCGTCGCCACAGCCGCCACCGCCACCACCGACGCCGATACCACAACCATCGCCGCAACCAGTTCCCACACTGCCGCCGTGTCCGACGCCGCCGGCCGATTGGTTCGCGGCGCGCTTCAATAGCGATCCGAGTTTGCGTGCTTTGCTCGGCTGTCCGACCCGTGGCCCATCTGATACGTTCCTCGCGGAGCAGCACTACCAGAATGGGTTGATGATCTACCGCGCGGACAACAAATCGGTGACGGCGTTGCTGCAGTGGGGCACGTGGTCGGCGTATCCGGACACATGGAACAGCGAGGAGCCCGAAGCAGGCTATTTCACGCCGCCGCCCGGCCTGATCGAGCCGAAGCGCGGGTTCGGCAAAGTCTGGCGTGAACGGTTGGGGGGCGACCACGCCGCGATCGGCTTTGCGATCGACAACGAGCAGGGTATGCGCGGCGCGGTGCAGCCGTTCGAGAAGGGCACCGTCATTCGCAACGGGAACAGCGAGGTGCGCATCCTGCTCGGCAACGCGAAGTGGATGGCGTAGCCGAGCGGCAGATCAAAATCGGGGCAGCGGCACAGAGCGCTTGCAGGTTGCTCTGTGCCGTTGTTGTTCTGCGCGACGAGCGTGTTTTTATGCACAGATCACGTTGAGCAGCGCCTGCCGTCGTTCCTCGCGCACGACGCGCAGCGCGCGCGCCAGCGCATGCGGTAGCTCGGCGCGCTCGGTGACGCATTCGCCGTAGCCACCCGATGCCTCGGCGTACTGCTCAAAGCGCGGTGAGGGCGACAATGACGAGAGTTGCGCGTTCCCCGTCTGCTTCGCCGCGCCCTGCGGGTACATGCGCAACGCAGCATCGCTCACGGCGTCCCAGCGGCTGTTGTTGCACACAATCGTCAGCACCGGCAGCTTCTGCGCGGCGGCTACCTGATGGCAGGCGGCCGGGTTGGCGAACATGTATGCGCCGTCGCCAACGGTCGCGATGACGAGCCGATCCGGCGCGGCCATCTGCGCGCCGAGCGCAGCCGGCACTCCCCAGCCAAGCGCGCCGATCGGCGGGTACTGGTAATACGTGCCGGCCTGTGTGAAGTCGATGTGCGGCCGCTGGACTGAGTACTCGTTGACGAGAATCGCATCGGGTGGCTTGATGTCGTTCAGGCAGCGGCTCAGCCACACCTTGCTGATCGGCCCGCCAGCGCGCTCATCCAGCGCGCGCTCGTCGGCGTAACGCCCCCACGCGGCGCGGCGCCACGCCGCGGCGCGCTCTCGCCGCGCGCTGATCTGTGCGTCTCGTCCGGCCGATGCCATTTTCATCGCGCGCGTCAGCGCGGGCAGGAATGCGCGCATGGGTGCGGTGACGGACAGGTCGGAGGGAAAACTGCGCATCGGGTAGCGGCTGAACAGCGGGTCGATTCCCGCGTGGATGATCTGCGCCTGTGCATCCGGCCGTTCGAGGTTCGGCATCCATGGCACATCGGCTTCGAGCACCAGCACCACGTCGGCCTCATCGAGCGCCGATGCGGCGTCGAAGCCGATGTGCATCGGATGCGCTGGCGACAGGCACATGAAACGCGCGCGTGCCTCGACGACCGGCAGTGCAAACCGCTCGGCGAGTTCGGCCAGCATCGAGACGGTCTGCGGGTCCTGCCCGCTGGCGATCGTTACGATCAGCGGCCGCTCGGCCTGTGCAAGCAGCGCGGCGGCGCGGACTACGGCCTCGGGGTCGGGGTGTGCGGCGGTCGGCGTGGCGGCATGCCCCGGCAGAGAGCGCACGCGCGGCTCGGCGCTCTGCGCCAGCACCTCGCGCGGCAGGCTCAGATAGACCGGCCCGGCCGGCGCTGCGGTGGCGATCGCCAGCGCACGGTCCACGACTTGCTCGACGTTGAGCCCGTCGCGCAGTTCGTAGTCCCACTTCACAAACTCGCGCACCATGCCGGCCTGGTCGAACATCTCCTGCGCCCAGTGGATGTACGACGCACGCGAACCGAAGCGCCCTTCCTCAAATAGCGGCGTGCGCCCGGCGGTCATCAACAGCGGCACGCGGTCGCGCATGGAGTTCATCAGGCCGAGCACGGCGTTGGCCGTGCCGACACTGACATGCACCATGACGGCTTGCGGTCTGCCGGTGACCATGGTGTATCCGAGCGCCATGCAGACGGCGGCGTTCTCGTGCGCGACCGCGATCGGCTGCGGGAACGTCAGACCCGATTCCGGCGCACGCGCATACGCTTCGACGAGTGGCGCAAAGTCAGTGCCGCCGTTGGCGAACAGGTAATCGACCCCGCGCTGCTTTAAGTGCGCGAGGTATGCTTCGGCGACGGTGCGCGGCATGCTGGGTTCGCTCATGACTGTGTCCCGCGCGGCAGGTCGGATGTTGGAAAGCGCTGCCGCAACGAGGCGATTATAGCCGTGCGTTCAGCGCTATGCAAAGCGCGTCTGAATTGTTCGGAGTGGAATTGCTGCTGACGGGTTTCGTGCCCCTTCGTGCTTCTTCGTGGATGGACGTCGCGGCGCAACAATTCCGGCACTTCCGCTTTACTGCCAATCCTGATAAAATACGGCCATGACCGCCCCGGACTATCTCGTCATCGGACACATCGCCAAAGACATCACGCCGGATGGTCACACGATCGGCGGCACGGTAACGTACTCCGCGGTGGCTGCTCAGCGGCTCGGGCTGCACGTCGCGATTGTTTCTGCCGCGGATCGCGTATTCGGCGCGGAGGTGCGGGCGGCCCTGCCGGGCATTGCGCTGCACAACACGGTATCGGCTCAGTCCACGACGTTCCAGAACACGTACACCGACAGCGGGCGCGTGCAGGTATTGCGCGGGCACGCCGACACGCTCACGTTCGCCGATGTGCCGGCCGATTGGCGCGCGGCGCGCATTGTGCACCTCGGTCCCATCGCGCAGGAATGCGATGCGGCGCTGGCGCGGCAGTTTCCTGGCTCGCTCGTGGCGTTGACACCGCAGGGCTGGCTGCGCCAGTGGGATGCCGAAGGCCGTGTGCGCCCGTGCGACTGGCCCGATGCGCTGTCTGTGCTCTCGCAGGTCGATGTGCTCATCTTCAGCCCCGAAGACGTCGGGCATGATTGGGATCGCATCCACGCATATACGCGCGCGGCGCCGCTGGCCGTGCTGACGCTGGAGCGGCACGGGGCGCTGGTCTTTCAGCGTGACGAGGGGCGGTGGCTGTCGCCGCGCGAGGCGCGCGTGGTCGACCCGACCGGCGCGGGTGATGTGTTCGCGGCCGCATTCCTATCGGCGTATGTGGATCACCGTGATCCGTTTGCAGCGGCGCGCTTTGCCAACGTCGCCGCATCGTTCTCGATTGAAGGGCGTGGCATCTCCTCAATTCCCGATCGGGCCACCGTGGAGAATTGGCTGGCTACACACCCAACATTTTAGATCTCATTCAATTTACTAATTATGACACGTGTGTATAGCATCGCCAATCAAAAAGGTGGCGTCGGGAAGACGACGACAGCCGTCAATCTGGGCGCGGCGCTGGCCGAAAGAGGCAAGCAGGTTCTGTTGATCGATATGGACCCGCAGGCCAACGCCACGTCATCGCTCGGCGTCGACAAGCGCACCGTCCATCAGTCGATCTATGACTGCCTGATGGACAATGTGCCGGCCGAGCGGATCATCAAACTGACGAACTGGGTGCGGCTTGACCTGATTCCGGCGAACGCCGCGCTGGCGGGTGCCGAAGTAGAACTGGTCAATGAGGAAACGCGCGAGTACCGATTGCGTGAGATGCTGAGACAACTTTCAGCACCATACGACTTCATCCTTATCGATTGCCCGCCGACGCTCAGCCTGTTGACTCTAAACGCATTGACGGCCAGCGAGGGCGTGCTCGTGCCAGTGCAGTGCGAATACCTGGCGATGGAGGGTCTGGCGCAATTGGTATCGACAATCGAGGCGGTCAGGCGCAGCCTCAACCCAGACCTGCACATCGTGGGTTTGGTGCTGACAATGTTCGACAGCCGCACCCATCTGTCACAGCAGGTGGTCGATGAGGTGCGCCGGCACTTCGGCGATCGGGTCTTCGGCCCGCTGATCCCGCGCAGCGTCCGGCTTAGCGAGGCGCCGTCGTTCGGCCAGCCCGGCATCACCTACGCACCGACTACTCCGGGCGCGCAAGCCTATCGCGCGCTGGCGGTCGAACTGATCGAGCGCACAGATCGTGAGCCGGTTGCGCAGGAGCGTGTATGAGCAACCGTCGGCTTGGACTGGGACGCGGTTTGGATGCCCTGATCCCGCAACCCCGCACTCCTAGCACAGTGAGCAGCGGGAGCGTGCAGACCATCGACATTGATCGGATCGTGCCGAACCCGCGCCAGCCGCGCCAGCGATTCGCGCCGGATACCCTGCACGAGTTGGCCGAGTCGATCCGCGAGCACGGCGTGATCCAGCCGCTGATCGTCATGCAGATTCGCACCGGCGAGGTCGATGCTACGCCGCGCTACCAGTTGATCGCGGGTGAGCGGCGCTGGCAGGCGTCGAAGCTGGCCGGCCTGATGGTCGTGCCAGTCGTCGTGCGCGAGGCCAGCACACAGCAGATGCTGGAACTGGCGCTGATCGAAAACATCCAGCGCTCCGACCTGAACCCGCTCGAAGAGGCGCTGGCGTACCGCCAGTTGATGGATGATTTCCAGTTGACGCAGGAACAGGCCGCGGCACGTGTGGGCAAGAGCCGTGTCGCGGTCGCCAATGCGGTTCGCCTGCTCAAATTGCCGGAAGAGATCCAGCGTGTGCTCGCCGAAGGGCAGATCAGCGAAGGACACGCCCGCGCGTTTCTGCGCCTGGAGTCGGAGTCGGACCAGCGTAAACTGCTCAAGCATATTATCGACGATGGCTGGTCGGTGCGGCAAGCCGAGACCTTTGGCACGCCGGCCAAGACATCCAGCACGCGCAGTCGAACCGACGATCCGGAGGAAAGTGCGCGTGATCCGCAGGGCCGGCATCTGGAGCAGCAGTTTCGCCGCGCGCTCGGCACCAAGGTCACGCTGGTGCGGCATCGTTCGGGGGGTGGGCGGCTGATCGTCGAGTTCTTCTCGGACGAAGAGTTGCAGTCGATTCACGACCGGATTATCGGAACCGATCGCTGAACCTGTTGTAAAACGTGAAACATCAGCTTCAGCCGCACACCGATTGTAAAACGTGAAACATCGAGCATGAGCACACCAGAACCGGTCGGAACCCGCGTTGCCGATGTCCCGATCTGTAACTACGAAGGCTCGACATACCGCACCGACTTCTGGGAAGGCAAGGGGCGCGAGTATGAAGATGCGGTCGAACGTGTCGCGCTGCGTGCCCTGTTGCCAGCATGGGGTGAGCGGCTGATCGAGTTGGGTGCCGGCTACGGGCGCCTGGCCGACTTGTACGCCGGATTCGAGCGCGTGGTGTTGACCGACCGCGCCTTAACGCAGGTGCAGCAGGCGCGACGGCTGCGTGGCAGCGATCCACGCTTCGCTTTTGTCGTCTGCGACGCCTACGCCCTGCCGTTCAAGTCGGAGGCGGTGACGCAGGTCGTGTCAGTACGAATGTTACATCATCTGGTCGATGTGCCGCGTGCGCTCGTCGAGATCGCGCGCATCATCGCGCCGGGTGGCGCTTATGTGACGGAGTTCGCCAGCAAACGGCACCTCAAGTCAATCTTTCGCTGGCTGCTTCGCCGTCAGCAAGAGAACCCGTTTTCGCCGGAGCCACACGAGTTCGTGGCACTCAACTTCGACTTTCATCCACGCTGGATGGAACAACAAATGGCACGTGCCGGCTTTGCAATTGATGCGCGTCGCGCTGTATCGCATTTCCGGGTCGGTTTGCTCAAGCGGTTCGTACCCCTGAGACTGCTTGTTGCCGCCGATCGCGCTCTCCAACGTGTTGGAGGATGGTGGCCATGGACGCCAA
It contains:
- a CDS encoding glycosyltransferase family 39 protein, with amino-acid sequence MSTPAVTRRIELALYTGILLVALVLRIYDLRAAPPGAQHDETFSANFATQIIDGARPLYWDQNGGVLPLHAYLVAPFFALAGADIVSLRMVSVVCGLAAIIFTALAARRLFGVFAGLISAALMAVSHWQLFESRVGLEPVTLLMMAALIAWLFSVVFVSSPPGSTWPQRRRAGVIALGVATGLAQYTYQSAPLIPFSIAAYAGYLLVWNRARWHAQWRALVVALLLGTVVASPMVIHVLTTTGDATSRSEDLAADMRAALSGDVEPLARNIAGVAGMFAFAGDPSWRYNLAGRPVFTLVIGLLAYGGLALCVRRWRDPRFAFVVIWIASNVIASAVTRASPSYLRSSAALPLIVMLPPLALDAVRGRLPSARRAWAVAFTAALAVLLAWETTSTTVDYFTRWATDARVRTIYRADLAEIAAFLDTQQPAGTVMLSARYAADLDQNALYLMQARKQRFQWFNGRRVLVLPDDRSGRGVSYFIPATNESLSDGAGLLKTLATQAGPPDERGKPAFMLYHLPPDGLRRLRTPAPAYPLHANMNNEVELVGVDATPTGHHLHVLLYWRVLRRIPGDLNRNFFAHLVDSDGRRWTQEDRSAYPTSSWQDDDLVWQWYDLALPADAPAGNYSVELGVYDANAPGQPRLRVIDATGVPAGDAVRVGPFALR
- a CDS encoding cyclic nucleotide-binding domain-containing protein, which gives rise to MSSFESVRSTLRQSPLLRTLPALLLDALAARASEQRYCCGDIVFHDGDSGRSLYLIASGEVDIVIDHHGQEFVLARIGAGEPFGEMALIDDSPRSATVRASSPELVVLELQRSDLLEALQIHPPALYEILRLLTGRLRASDSVRVQELVNKFEALAEANRRLESNYNATLAALSQALDLRDQAIFGHSERVSTYSLAIGDALALPAQQLHSLRLGALLHDIGKIGVSDTILRKPGPLSADETQEMRLHPAWGKRIIEGIEFLRPALDVVYAHHERWDGRGYPRGLRGDDIPLTARIFAVVDVFDALTMVRPYKLAWPTAQAREQIVGESGKAFDPRIVGAFLLVYPQFVEIVQKALAAADSFGGDAA
- a CDS encoding alkaline phosphatase family protein; this translates as MTLSDSVSNQILQERELRFASLGLPQSFVVPSYGGRSIVNIPASIVRMFGGKMHTAPLDPSIIRPYMRGVERVVLVIVDAMGYGRLAHALERNPDNGFHALLRGGGSLHPLTSVFPSTTTAALTALWSGYAPAEHGFMGYTMFLREFGVRAEMIGFNPAATERQGHEQLLAGGLDPDSFLPVPSLPQTLARYDVPVFNLIEQAYTRSALSRVQIRGQKETRGFVTSTDMWIVLRTWLKQHPLERALFVAYWSKIDTLSHLYGPSSETITSEIDNLAYTFEREFLRKLPPEAREGTLFLLTADHGQVDTPADQAIYLRDHPALRDRLQFNYTGDPRAPYLTVRNGEADAVRAYLAKNLSRQFVVLDSQEALRAGLFGGGKPAPETRYRIGDLILLPRGQQILWERNEPPRLVGRHGALDAQEMLVPLIAARLDA